From one Thermoplasmatales archaeon genomic stretch:
- a CDS encoding transcription factor S: MLCPKCGSLMYPKGDELICKKCGHSQKKENKKVVSKRRESDAIVIEEEISLLPKISTICPKCGNNEAYWILRQTRAADEPETRIYICTKCNNRWREY, encoded by the coding sequence ATGCTCTGCCCGAAATGCGGCTCATTAATGTATCCAAAAGGGGATGAATTGATCTGCAAAAAATGCGGTCACTCACAAAAAAAGGAAAATAAAAAAGTTGTATCAAAAAGAAGGGAAAGCGATGCAATTGTAATTGAAGAAGAAATATCTCTTTTACCAAAAATCTCTACAATATGTCCTAAATGCGGGAATAATGAAGCATACTGGATCCTGCGCCAGACGAGGGCGGCAGACGAGCCAGAGACGAGGATTTATATATGCACAAAATGCAACAACAGGTGGAGGGAATACTAA
- a CDS encoding cysteine--tRNA ligase produces MLKIFNTLSRKKEIFIPLEGKRVRMYVCGITTYSDAHIGHARTYVAFDIIRRYLEYKGYDVFYVQNITDIDDKIIDAANKAGMPAPAYADMYAKRCFEDMKKLGIREASFYPKATEHVEDMIDFIKKLIDEGYAYLSDGDVYFSVKKFEGYGILSRQNMQEIMAGARVSGEGKINKEDFALWKSAKPNEPKWRSPWGDGRPGWHIECSVMSSKYLGVPIDIHGGGEDLIFPHHENEIAQSEAFYGRRFVNYWLHCGLLKIRGEKMSKSLGNIINLRDAIDEWGADNLRFFFASYHYRSPADFSEEGIENASNSLKKIIYMKEKLDEFAGESKKLRKKDLSKEEKNYLEEIKNIKMNFEKAMDDDFNTPKAVEEIFNFVRATNRFLMEEKKPKEEICRFALDEFLSIASVLNIFKEERKIDESSLLLLAERYGIKEKKSEKIIEKIIEIRKEARENKNYKLADEIRDDLRNVGIELEDIGKETKWKII; encoded by the coding sequence ATGCTCAAAATATTCAATACCCTCAGCAGAAAAAAAGAGATTTTTATTCCTCTAGAAGGAAAAAGGGTAAGAATGTATGTTTGTGGAATAACCACATATAGCGATGCCCATATAGGACACGCACGCACATATGTTGCATTTGATATAATAAGGAGATATCTTGAATATAAAGGATATGATGTTTTTTATGTTCAGAATATAACTGATATAGATGATAAAATAATAGATGCGGCAAATAAAGCAGGCATGCCGGCACCTGCATATGCGGATATGTATGCAAAAAGATGCTTTGAGGATATGAAAAAGCTCGGAATAAGGGAAGCAAGTTTTTACCCAAAAGCAACAGAGCATGTTGAAGATATGATAGATTTCATAAAAAAATTGATTGATGAGGGATACGCATATCTCAGCGATGGAGATGTCTATTTCAGTGTTAAAAAATTTGAGGGATATGGAATTTTATCAAGGCAGAATATGCAGGAGATAATGGCGGGCGCAAGAGTTAGTGGCGAAGGAAAAATAAACAAGGAAGATTTCGCTCTCTGGAAATCAGCAAAACCAAACGAGCCAAAATGGCGCAGCCCATGGGGTGATGGCAGACCAGGATGGCATATAGAATGCTCGGTTATGAGTTCAAAATATCTTGGTGTGCCAATTGATATACACGGCGGGGGGGAAGATTTAATATTTCCTCACCATGAAAATGAGATTGCTCAATCAGAAGCATTTTATGGAAGGAGATTTGTTAATTACTGGCTTCATTGCGGGCTTTTAAAAATAAGAGGAGAAAAAATGAGTAAATCTCTAGGAAATATAATAAATCTGAGAGATGCAATAGATGAATGGGGAGCAGACAATTTACGCTTCTTTTTTGCATCCTATCATTACAGAAGCCCGGCAGATTTCAGTGAGGAAGGAATTGAAAATGCATCAAATTCTCTTAAGAAGATTATTTATATGAAAGAAAAACTGGACGAGTTTGCGGGCGAGAGTAAAAAATTAAGGAAAAAAGATTTAAGTAAGGAAGAGAAAAATTATCTCGAAGAAATAAAAAACATAAAAATGAATTTTGAAAAGGCAATGGATGATGATTTCAACACTCCAAAAGCAGTAGAGGAAATTTTCAATTTTGTAAGAGCGACAAATAGATTTTTGATGGAAGAAAAAAAACCAAAGGAAGAGATTTGCAGATTTGCACTTGATGAATTTCTAAGTATTGCCAGCGTATTAAATATATTTAAGGAAGAAAGAAAAATTGATGAAAGCTCTTTATTGCTTCTCGCTGAGAGATATGGTATTAAAGAGAAAAAGAGCGAAAAGATAATAGAAAAAATTATTGAAATAAGGAAGGAAGCAAGGGAAAATAAAAATTATAAGCTTGCGGATGAAATAAGAGATGACTTGAGAAATGTGGGCATTGAGCTTGAAGATATAGGAAAAGAAACAAAATGGAAAATAATTTAA
- the hypE gene encoding hydrogenase expression/formation protein HypE — MHRIELSHGAGGREMAKLIEEFIIKEFKNRKAEVGLQEMDDSAIFDEIAFTTDSHTVQPIFFPGGDIGKLAVAGTINDIASIGAKPVAMALAMIMEEGFEIEKYRKILESISKTAIEGDVEIVTGDTKVVERGGVKDMIITTSAIGKATKLLDENFEITKRNRWLLDSCLREGDKIILTGTIADHGIAIISKREGYGFEGKVKSDVAPLYGLIEKALKAGGIVSAKDATRGGIASALNEMAKKSGVRINIEEEKIPINEATLAACEMLGIDPYAVGNEGKMVIGVMASQAEDVLEAIRKHKYGRNAEIIGEVSNGNYVILNTRVGGKRILEMPTGEIIPRIC; from the coding sequence ATGCATAGAATAGAACTCTCACACGGCGCTGGCGGGCGGGAAATGGCTAAATTAATAGAGGAATTCATAATTAAAGAATTCAAAAATAGGAAGGCAGAGGTGGGATTACAGGAAATGGATGATTCAGCGATTTTTGATGAAATTGCTTTTACGACAGATAGCCATACTGTTCAGCCGATTTTTTTCCCTGGTGGGGATATAGGAAAGCTTGCGGTCGCTGGCACAATAAATGATATAGCATCTATTGGAGCTAAGCCCGTTGCAATGGCTCTTGCAATGATTATGGAAGAAGGGTTTGAAATAGAAAAATATAGAAAAATTCTTGAAAGCATATCCAAGACAGCAATTGAAGGAGATGTTGAGATAGTTACTGGTGATACAAAAGTTGTTGAGAGGGGGGGAGTAAAGGATATGATTATAACAACTTCAGCAATAGGAAAGGCAACAAAACTGCTTGATGAAAATTTTGAAATAACAAAGAGAAATAGATGGCTTCTTGATTCATGCTTGAGAGAAGGAGATAAAATAATTTTAACTGGAACAATTGCTGATCATGGAATTGCAATTATTTCAAAAAGAGAAGGATATGGTTTTGAAGGAAAGGTTAAATCAGATGTTGCCCCTCTCTATGGACTAATTGAAAAAGCATTAAAGGCTGGAGGAATTGTTTCTGCAAAAGATGCAACAAGAGGGGGGATAGCAAGCGCGCTTAATGAAATGGCAAAAAAATCTGGAGTTAGAATTAATATTGAAGAGGAGAAAATACCAATAAATGAAGCAACACTCGCCGCCTGCGAGATGCTTGGAATTGACCCATATGCAGTTGGAAATGAAGGAAAAATGGTTATAGGAGTGATGGCTTCGCAGGCGGAGGATGTTCTTGAAGCAATAAGGAAGCATAAATATGGGAGAAATGCGGAAATAATAGGGGAGGTAAGTAATGGAAATTATGTAATTTTAAATACAAGAGTAGGGGGCAAGAGAATTCTTGAGATGCCAACTGGAGAGATAATACCGAGAATATGCTGA
- the radA gene encoding DNA repair and recombination protein RadA: MIDLEDLPGVGPATAKKLEEAGYNDLMAIAVASPAELAEIAEIGEGTALKIIQAAREKADVGGFETGDTLLERLKERKHLTTGSKSLDELLGGGFETQAITELFGEFGSGKTQIAHQLCVNVQLKEEEGGLDGEAIFIDTENTFRPERIIQMASGYGMDGKEALKKIHVATAFNSNHQMMLVEKANEIAKEHNVRLLVVDSLTGHFRAEYIGRSSLAERQQKLNKHMHTLLKFARINNAVICVTNQVAARPDVFFGDPTQPIGGHIVGHTAMFRLYLRKSKGGKRIARLIDSPHLPEGEVVFAVLEEGIRDA, translated from the coding sequence ATGATTGATCTTGAAGATTTACCGGGTGTGGGGCCCGCCACCGCAAAAAAGCTTGAAGAAGCAGGTTATAATGATTTGATGGCAATTGCGGTTGCTTCTCCTGCGGAGCTTGCAGAAATAGCTGAAATTGGCGAAGGAACAGCCCTCAAAATAATACAGGCAGCTAGAGAAAAAGCGGATGTAGGAGGATTTGAAACAGGTGATACATTGCTTGAAAGATTGAAGGAAAGAAAACATCTTACAACTGGTTCAAAAAGCCTTGATGAATTGCTAGGTGGAGGATTCGAGACGCAGGCAATAACAGAACTCTTTGGAGAATTTGGTTCCGGTAAAACACAGATTGCTCATCAATTATGTGTAAATGTTCAGCTGAAGGAAGAGGAGGGTGGCTTGGATGGAGAGGCAATTTTCATTGATACAGAAAATACATTCCGTCCAGAAAGAATAATCCAGATGGCAAGTGGTTATGGAATGGATGGAAAAGAAGCTTTGAAGAAGATACATGTTGCAACCGCATTCAATTCAAATCATCAGATGATGCTGGTTGAGAAGGCAAATGAGATAGCTAAGGAGCACAATGTAAGGCTTTTAGTTGTTGATTCATTAACAGGACATTTTAGAGCGGAATATATTGGGAGAAGCTCGCTAGCAGAAAGGCAGCAAAAGCTTAATAAACACATGCATACGCTACTAAAATTTGCAAGAATAAATAACGCTGTTATATGTGTAACAAATCAGGTTGCAGCCCGCCCTGATGTATTTTTTGGTGATCCAACCCAACCAATAGGAGGTCATATAGTAGGGCATACAGCAATGTTCAGACTTTATTTGAGGAAATCAAAAGGTGGAAAAAGAATAGCACGCCTTATAGATTCACCACACCTCCCGGAAGGAGAAGTTGTATTTGCTGTTTTGGAGGAAGGAATAAGAGATGCATAG
- a CDS encoding IS6 family transposase: MNHVAVHVSTTRTSFDAYYFLRKVLDVCENKPLILVDKGPWYRWALQGLGLKYKHETFGERNAIEGWYSLFKARVKRFWKRWSVAWACLYNLEVLS; the protein is encoded by the coding sequence ATGAACCATGTTGCAGTTCATGTTTCCACCACAAGAACATCCTTTGATGCCTATTATTTTCTCAGGAAAGTATTAGATGTGTGTGAAAATAAACCATTGATACTGGTTGATAAAGGACCATGGTATAGGTGGGCATTACAGGGATTGGGATTGAAATACAAGCATGAAACATTTGGAGAAAGAAATGCTATAGAAGGATGGTATAGTTTATTCAAGGCAAGAGTTAAAAGATTCTGGAAACGGTGGAGTGTGGCTTGGGCTTGTCTTTACAATCTGGAGGTGTTAAGTTGA
- the smc gene encoding chromosome segregation protein SMC, protein MYIKCITLENFKSFGNKISIPFLPGFTAITGPNGSGKSNIVDAILFLLGIRSPKMIRAERLVDLIYKGNKEANYCKVSIVFDNSSRKIPVDSDEIVLTRKIKISPLPDNPSNFYSYFYINGKSASLNEFVDLLSSAHISPTCIVQQGDVTSIVEMGDFERRKLIDEVAGIADFDRDIEKAKRERDEVEKNMEHISIVLDEIKKQLRQLKKEKDEAIKYKEKVEEFNKTKAMLSYKKKIEIEKEIKEVQKQIDYYEKEKINNEKELFELKKKYKEKQISFQEIENKLMELGGEEILKIKEKIDFFREENIKAKEKINYYRKEIAEKKGEAEQIKGLINKIIKEEEKCENAIENIKKEIEKTDKEISLKEKEVSQIKAEIEKTDEKTVSLSREIAKIKKEIEKAKEDMHSLLLERDRTVQKRDGLSTKLNELMNIKNNFDIELKELKMEIGEAQKVEKERRGRKEQLEKKLFEKKKEEASIGEKLREVEREILRLQRELSKLKLSEDISFSPSTKEILRLRDEGIIRGIHGSIAELVKVDDKYRKAIEVAAGRRAEAVVVENDEVAAKCIDYLKKNDYGRVTFLPLNKMVAGKPRGRALLVIRNENVLGFAMDLVSYDKKYEPAVWYVLGDTIVVNNLDAARSLMGGIRMVTLDGELIEPSGAITGGSLPKGGLFEMCDLKKSMELKYKLSELSREQEELTDAFIKIKEEIGKIDNELKILPDYKLEEIEKYEVRKREIEGKLKVINDELRKLENELNEINSVIMDYEGKIKEKQNEISQLEELRKRKEEEVISIASEEKIKKINFLKEEIEKLKEESRNLIANLRGKEKEREVILSQKNEIERRLGENEIKLKEMEKELAEEERRYDESGKEIKAYEEIEKKIISKTKGLSEERDKLYKEIVEIEKIIDNLSTKMEATIDIISKTKARLPSLESALSEIMDINYEFKEEEILSIDEIKKRMKELEEAIQKMEPVNMKALEEYEKQEERKKKFEEDYNRLKEQRDNLIKLEEEIKNKKNKTFYEVFNEIRKNFIKIYSELSGAEGDLILQNPENPFEGGLTIKVKKNGKTMSLYSLSGGEKSIASLAFIFSMQAYEPSPFYILDEIDMFLDEKNAEKIAKMILSNSSSAQFIVVSLRRVTIKNANHIYGVTISNGVSTIVGNINIKELEKMAEIK, encoded by the coding sequence ATGTATATAAAATGCATTACGCTTGAAAACTTTAAATCATTTGGAAATAAAATTAGCATACCCTTTCTTCCAGGATTTACAGCTATTACTGGCCCAAATGGCTCAGGAAAGTCAAATATAGTGGATGCAATACTTTTTTTGCTGGGCATAAGAAGCCCGAAAATGATAAGAGCGGAGAGACTCGTTGATTTAATATATAAAGGAAACAAGGAAGCAAATTATTGTAAAGTTTCAATCGTTTTTGACAATTCATCAAGAAAAATACCAGTTGATAGTGATGAAATTGTTCTTACAAGAAAAATAAAAATTTCCCCTTTGCCAGATAATCCATCAAATTTTTACAGCTATTTTTATATAAATGGAAAATCAGCTTCACTTAATGAATTCGTTGATTTGCTTTCTTCTGCCCATATTTCCCCTACCTGTATAGTTCAGCAAGGGGATGTAACTTCAATAGTTGAGATGGGGGATTTTGAAAGGAGAAAATTAATAGATGAAGTTGCGGGGATAGCCGATTTTGATAGAGATATAGAGAAAGCAAAAAGAGAAAGAGATGAAGTAGAAAAAAACATGGAACATATATCAATTGTCCTAGATGAAATAAAAAAGCAGTTAAGACAGCTTAAAAAAGAGAAGGATGAGGCAATAAAATATAAAGAAAAAGTGGAGGAATTTAATAAAACAAAAGCAATGCTTTCCTATAAAAAGAAGATTGAAATAGAAAAAGAGATAAAAGAGGTACAGAAACAGATAGATTATTATGAAAAAGAAAAAATAAATAATGAAAAAGAACTTTTTGAGTTGAAGAAAAAATATAAGGAAAAACAGATATCTTTCCAGGAAATAGAAAATAAATTAATGGAGTTGGGCGGCGAGGAAATTTTAAAAATAAAGGAAAAAATAGATTTTTTCAGGGAAGAAAATATAAAAGCAAAAGAAAAAATAAATTATTACAGGAAAGAAATTGCTGAGAAAAAAGGAGAAGCAGAGCAGATAAAGGGATTAATTAATAAGATAATAAAGGAAGAAGAAAAATGTGAAAATGCAATAGAAAACATTAAAAAGGAAATCGAAAAAACAGATAAAGAAATCTCTTTAAAAGAGAAGGAAGTTTCCCAGATAAAAGCAGAAATTGAGAAAACAGATGAAAAAACAGTCTCTTTGAGCAGAGAAATCGCAAAAATAAAAAAAGAAATAGAGAAGGCAAAAGAGGATATGCATTCATTACTACTTGAAAGAGATAGAACGGTTCAGAAGAGAGATGGATTATCAACAAAACTCAACGAATTAATGAATATCAAAAACAATTTTGATATAGAACTCAAGGAATTAAAAATGGAAATTGGGGAGGCACAGAAAGTTGAAAAAGAAAGAAGAGGCAGAAAGGAGCAATTAGAGAAAAAACTTTTCGAAAAAAAGAAGGAAGAAGCAAGCATTGGAGAAAAACTGAGGGAAGTTGAAAGAGAAATACTCAGATTGCAGAGAGAGTTATCAAAGCTCAAGCTAAGCGAGGATATATCATTTTCACCCTCAACAAAAGAAATTTTAAGGCTTAGGGATGAAGGTATAATAAGGGGAATACATGGTAGCATAGCCGAACTTGTAAAGGTAGATGATAAATATAGGAAGGCAATAGAGGTTGCGGCGGGCAGGCGGGCGGAGGCGGTGGTGGTGGAGAACGATGAGGTTGCGGCGAAGTGCATTGACTACCTTAAGAAAAATGATTACGGAAGGGTTACTTTTTTACCTTTAAATAAAATGGTTGCAGGGAAGCCAAGGGGGAGGGCTTTGCTTGTTATAAGAAATGAAAATGTTCTTGGTTTTGCAATGGATCTTGTATCCTATGATAAAAAATATGAGCCAGCGGTTTGGTATGTGCTTGGTGACACAATTGTCGTGAATAATCTTGATGCTGCCCGCTCATTGATGGGTGGCATAAGAATGGTAACTCTTGATGGAGAACTTATAGAACCTTCGGGAGCAATTACCGGAGGGAGCCTTCCAAAAGGAGGACTTTTTGAAATGTGTGATTTGAAAAAAAGCATGGAATTGAAATATAAACTCAGTGAGTTGAGTAGGGAGCAGGAAGAGCTAACCGATGCATTTATAAAAATAAAGGAAGAAATTGGAAAAATAGATAATGAATTAAAAATTTTGCCAGATTATAAACTAGAGGAAATTGAAAAATATGAGGTAAGGAAAAGAGAAATAGAAGGTAAATTAAAGGTAATAAATGATGAATTAAGGAAATTGGAGAACGAATTAAATGAAATTAATAGTGTTATAATGGACTATGAAGGGAAGATAAAGGAAAAACAGAATGAAATAAGTCAGCTTGAAGAATTAAGGAAAAGGAAGGAAGAGGAAGTCATAAGTATAGCAAGTGAGGAAAAAATCAAGAAAATAAATTTTCTAAAAGAAGAAATTGAAAAATTAAAAGAAGAAAGCAGAAATCTTATTGCTAATTTAAGAGGGAAGGAAAAAGAAAGGGAGGTTATTTTATCTCAGAAAAATGAAATAGAAAGAAGGCTCGGTGAAAATGAAATAAAATTAAAGGAAATGGAGAAAGAATTAGCTGAAGAAGAGAGGAGATATGATGAAAGTGGTAAAGAAATAAAGGCATATGAAGAAATTGAGAAAAAAATTATTTCAAAAACAAAGGGTTTGAGTGAGGAAAGAGATAAACTTTATAAGGAAATTGTTGAAATCGAAAAAATAATTGATAATTTATCAACAAAGATGGAGGCAACAATTGATATAATATCCAAAACTAAAGCAAGATTACCATCGCTTGAAAGTGCTCTTTCTGAGATAATGGATATAAATTATGAATTTAAGGAAGAGGAAATTTTATCAATCGATGAGATAAAAAAGAGAATGAAGGAATTAGAAGAAGCTATCCAAAAGATGGAACCTGTTAATATGAAAGCACTCGAGGAATATGAAAAACAGGAAGAAAGAAAGAAAAAATTTGAAGAAGATTATAACAGACTTAAGGAGCAAAGAGATAATCTGATAAAACTTGAGGAGGAAATAAAGAATAAGAAAAATAAAACTTTTTATGAAGTATTTAATGAAATAAGAAAAAATTTCATAAAAATATATAGTGAGTTGAGTGGTGCTGAAGGTGATTTAATTCTACAAAATCCAGAAAATCCATTTGAGGGAGGATTGACAATAAAGGTTAAGAAAAATGGAAAAACAATGAGTTTGTACTCTCTCTCGGGTGGAGAAAAAAGCATTGCATCTCTTGCATTTATATTTTCGATGCAGGCATATGAGCCCTCTCCCTTCTATATTTTAGATGAAATTGACATGTTCCTTGATGAAAAAAATGCAGAAAAAATAGCAAAAATGATTCTTTCAAATTCTTCCTCTGCTCAATTTATTGTTGTATCTTTGAGAAGAGTTACAATAAAAAATGCTAATCATATTTACGGAGTTACCATTTCGAATGGTGTATCAACAATTGTAGGGAATATAAATATAAAAGAATTGGAAAAAATGGCGGAAATAAAATGA
- the scpB gene encoding SMC-Scp complex subunit ScpB, translated as MEVKKIIEAIIFASGKLVSKDDIKKIFLFKEKEIDDAIMQLKEQYKDSAIEIIESENRYAMQVRDKYVEYTKKFAPMEIPKNLLKTLSIIAYHQPIKQSELRKIVGEKVYEHVRELQKKGFLKLKNQGRTKIIETSQFFYDYFGFDKKDKEKIKKSLYERVF; from the coding sequence ATGGAAGTTAAAAAGATTATAGAGGCAATAATTTTTGCATCTGGTAAACTGGTAAGCAAAGACGATATAAAAAAAATTTTTTTGTTTAAGGAAAAGGAAATAGATGATGCAATAATGCAATTAAAAGAGCAATATAAAGATTCAGCAATAGAAATTATTGAAAGCGAAAACAGGTATGCAATGCAGGTTAGGGATAAATATGTTGAATATACAAAAAAGTTTGCACCGATGGAAATACCAAAAAATTTACTCAAAACTCTTTCAATAATAGCATATCATCAACCAATAAAGCAATCTGAACTCAGAAAAATTGTAGGAGAAAAGGTTTATGAACATGTTAGAGAATTGCAGAAGAAGGGCTTCTTAAAGTTAAAAAATCAGGGAAGAACAAAAATAATAGAAACCTCCCAGTTTTTCTATGACTATTTTGGCTTCGATAAAAAAGATAAGGAAAAAATAAAGAAGTCACTGTATGAGAGAGTTTTTTAG
- the rpl12p gene encoding 50S ribosomal protein P1: MEYIYGAMLLHAAGKEINEDNLKKVLQAAGVEINDAKIKALISSLEGVNIDEIISKASSMPVMPAMPAAGAPEEKKEEKKEEKKEEKKVSEEEIAAGLGALFG; this comes from the coding sequence ATGGAATATATATATGGAGCAATGCTCTTGCATGCAGCGGGTAAGGAAATAAACGAAGATAACTTGAAAAAGGTGCTTCAGGCTGCGGGCGTAGAAATAAATGACGCAAAAATAAAAGCGCTAATCTCTTCTCTTGAAGGAGTAAACATAGATGAAATAATATCAAAAGCGTCTTCAATGCCAGTGATGCCAGCAATGCCAGCAGCAGGGGCGCCGGAAGAGAAGAAGGAAGAGAAAAAAGAGGAAAAGAAAGAGGAAAAGAAAGTCAGTGAGGAAGAAATAGCCGCAGGTTTGGGAGCACTTTTTGGCTAA
- a CDS encoding 50S ribosomal protein L10 codes for MPAEWKIKEVEEIKNIISSYQVVGIVGIRGIPAYQMQKIRESLRGKAVIRVSKNNLIKRALSNGSGKLADYIESESAIIASNLNPFKLYKLIESARTKAPAKGGEIASEDIIIKKGETNFKPGPIVGELQKSGIPASIREGKVVIEKDVVLVKKGEVISPQIAQVLGKLDIKPIEIGLKINAFIENGIIYTPDILAVDLVKIFEEIQRCVANAINIAVEICYPARDAINQIIIKAYNSAYHLAIERNIYSGKTIEAFINRAYLHAKALENKIGG; via the coding sequence ATGCCAGCTGAATGGAAAATAAAGGAAGTAGAGGAAATCAAAAATATAATATCCTCATACCAGGTAGTTGGAATTGTGGGGATAAGAGGAATACCTGCTTATCAGATGCAAAAAATAAGAGAAAGTTTGAGAGGAAAGGCAGTAATAAGGGTATCTAAAAATAATCTCATAAAAAGAGCTCTCTCAAACGGCAGTGGAAAACTCGCTGATTATATTGAAAGCGAAAGTGCGATAATCGCCTCAAATCTTAATCCTTTTAAACTTTACAAGCTCATAGAAAGCGCAAGAACTAAAGCACCAGCGAAAGGAGGGGAAATTGCAAGCGAGGATATAATAATAAAAAAAGGTGAGACAAATTTCAAGCCAGGTCCAATAGTTGGTGAGCTTCAAAAATCTGGCATACCAGCTTCTATAAGAGAGGGCAAGGTAGTTATAGAAAAGGATGTTGTTCTTGTTAAAAAAGGAGAAGTTATTTCCCCACAAATTGCTCAGGTTCTTGGAAAGCTTGATATAAAGCCTATTGAGATAGGACTAAAAATAAATGCATTTATTGAAAATGGTATAATTTATACACCTGATATACTTGCTGTTGATCTCGTTAAAATATTTGAGGAAATACAAAGATGTGTTGCAAATGCAATTAATATTGCTGTTGAAATCTGCTATCCTGCAAGGGATGCCATAAATCAAATTATAATAAAGGCATATAATTCAGCATATCATCTGGCAATAGAAAGAAATATATATAGCGGGAAAACAATAGAAGCATTTATAAATAGAGCGTATTTACATGCTAAAGCATTAGAAAATAAAATCGGAGGTTGA
- a CDS encoding 50S ribosomal protein L1 has protein sequence MPSKEIVEAVKNAIDEKNNKKRKFIQSVDLVINLKDLDLSKPENRIDEEIELPKGRGKDAKIAVFATGELALKAREVADRVIMSDEIKELAEDKKKAKSLAEEYDLFIAEASLMPLIGRSLGKILAPRGKMPKPVPPEVNIGEVVGKLRRSIRIRSKDKPVIHCLVGKENMPVEDIAENIETVLHRIEGKLERGRMNISSAYIKTTMGLPVRVI, from the coding sequence ATGCCATCAAAAGAAATAGTTGAAGCTGTAAAAAATGCAATAGACGAAAAGAATAACAAAAAGAGGAAGTTTATTCAGTCAGTAGATTTAGTTATAAATCTAAAAGATTTGGATCTGAGCAAGCCCGAGAATAGAATAGATGAAGAAATAGAGCTTCCAAAAGGAAGAGGCAAAGATGCAAAAATTGCTGTTTTTGCTACAGGAGAACTTGCTCTAAAAGCCAGAGAGGTGGCGGATAGGGTTATAATGTCGGATGAAATAAAGGAGCTTGCGGAAGATAAAAAGAAAGCAAAAAGTCTTGCGGAGGAATATGATTTATTCATAGCTGAAGCATCACTTATGCCACTCATAGGAAGAAGCTTGGGTAAAATACTTGCGCCCCGCGGGAAGATGCCAAAACCAGTCCCCCCAGAAGTAAATATAGGTGAGGTTGTGGGGAAGTTGAGGAGGAGCATAAGGATACGCTCGAAAGATAAGCCAGTTATTCATTGTCTGGTAGGAAAAGAAAATATGCCAGTCGAAGATATAGCAGAAAATATAGAAACAGTATTACACAGGATTGAGGGAAAACTTGAAAGAGGTAGAATGAATATTTCTTCGGCTTATATAAAAACAACAATGGGTCTGCCTGTGAGAGTGATATAA
- a CDS encoding DUF296 domain-containing protein — protein MYKREGNFIIAKFVDGEIIENFKKLCKEEKIDSAFIINGIGMLEDALIGYFDGEKYIKERIHEPVELVSLQGNICMIENEYVIHAHVVLGRKDHSLKGGHLFEGKVKIVNEIIIYALEKIKIKRRKKGEIMEMEL, from the coding sequence ATGTATAAAAGAGAAGGTAATTTTATAATTGCAAAATTTGTTGATGGGGAAATAATTGAAAATTTTAAAAAATTATGTAAAGAAGAGAAAATAGATAGTGCTTTTATAATAAATGGTATAGGGATGCTTGAAGATGCTTTGATTGGATATTTTGATGGAGAAAAATATATCAAGGAAAGGATACATGAGCCTGTTGAACTTGTATCATTGCAGGGAAATATATGCATGATTGAAAATGAGTATGTAATTCATGCCCATGTTGTTCTGGGAAGAAAAGACCACAGTTTAAAAGGAGGGCATCTTTTTGAAGGAAAGGTAAAAATTGTAAATGAAATTATTATTTATGCACTTGAGAAAATAAAAATAAAAAGAAGGAAAAAGGGAGAAATTATGGAAATGGAGTTATAG
- a CDS encoding ferritin family protein translates to MEEINIALQLEKNGYAFYKKASSLCKNIYGKKMFEKLAEDEIRHLEKFREIAKDIFGDFTEKEIDIDNIFGKIDFSTRAGEYAALEYAIDFEKKAHDYFKRASENAKDAKLKELFNNIAKEEEMHKELLEAERNYLHKSGIWFDHQEFFMDGL, encoded by the coding sequence ATGGAAGAAATAAATATCGCCCTTCAGCTAGAGAAGAATGGTTATGCATTCTATAAAAAAGCATCTTCTCTTTGCAAAAATATATATGGTAAAAAAATGTTTGAAAAACTTGCTGAGGATGAGATAAGGCATCTGGAAAAATTCAGAGAAATTGCAAAAGATATTTTCGGAGATTTTACTGAAAAGGAGATAGATATTGACAATATCTTTGGTAAAATTGATTTCTCTACAAGGGCGGGTGAGTATGCGGCGCTCGAGTATGCTATAGATTTCGAGAAGAAAGCTCATGATTATTTTAAAAGAGCAAGTGAAAATGCCAAAGACGCCAAATTAAAAGAGTTGTTTAATAATATTGCAAAAGAAGAAGAAATGCATAAAGAATTGCTTGAAGCAGAAAGAAATTATCTACACAAGTCCGGCATATGGTTTGACCATCAGGAATTTTTTATGGATGGTCTATAA